A region of the Salvia splendens isolate huo1 chromosome 11, SspV2, whole genome shotgun sequence genome:
AGTGGCGGCCGGCTGCACCCCTTCTTCATCAGAATCGTCTCCAATATACTGTACTAGTGGAAACCCAGGTGTAGGCGTTGGGGTGTGACGGAGGGTCAGTGTTTGGGAAGAGGATGGAGGGTTTTGGGGAGGATTTTGGGGTGTGGAAGTTGTGGCTCGGTCCCTTGACAAGGAAATCCCCAGTCGGGCTATAATGGTGGTGTAAACGGTCGGTATATCCGTATCGGAGGGCATGCTCCGAAGGATCCTATATAGGCGCTTGATAGCTTCTTCGTCCACCTCGGGAGGCGGAGCGGCGCTTGTTTGTGGTGGAGGCGGGGAGGATGGGCTAGGGTTTTCAATTTGGGCTTGGGAGGAGGCTTCTTGGTTATCGCTGTCGGCACGGGCACTGGAAGACGAGGATGAAGTTGGAATTTGTTCGATCAGCATTTTTACTGATAATGTGGGTAGGTCTTGGTAGAGAAGACGATGTTTTGGAGAGAGAGTTTTGAACTTTGGGAGAATTCTTGACGGGAGCAAAAAGAATGACTGTAGGCGG
Encoded here:
- the LOC121754548 gene encoding putative uncharacterized protein DDB_G0290521, whose translation is MLIEQIPTSSSSSSARADSDNQEASSQAQIENPSPSSPPPPQTSAAPPPEVDEEAIKRLYRILRSMPSDTDIPTVYTTIIARLGISLSRDRATTSTPQNPPQNPPSSSQTLTLRHTPTPTPGFPLVQYIGDDSDEEGVQPAATPVAESEDVPAQPHA